In Lactococcus garvieae subsp. garvieae, the following proteins share a genomic window:
- a CDS encoding ATP-binding cassette domain-containing protein — protein sequence MTLNIQNLRFSYQAHNVLDLSPVTFEQGKIYGIVGRNGVGKTTFFKTGAIL from the coding sequence ATGACGCTGAACATTCAAAATCTCCGCTTCTCTTATCAAGCACACAATGTGCTCGATCTGTCACCTGTAACTTTTGAACAAGGAAAAATTTATGGCATCGTGGGACGAAATGGTGTGGGGAAAACAACATTTTTTAAAACTGGAGCTATACTATAA